A genomic window from Prunus persica cultivar Lovell chromosome G2, Prunus_persica_NCBIv2, whole genome shotgun sequence includes:
- the LOC18786962 gene encoding caffeic acid 3-O-methyltransferase isoform X1, translated as MASSLERKIHPKINHAEPEDEITKEEEDESFCYAIQLVGSSVLSMSLQSAIELGVFDIIGKEGPGAKLSSSEIAAKIGAKNPEAPMMIDRILRLLTSHSVLHCSLVSANEDENGGGSDFQRVYSLGPVSKYFVNDEEGGSLGPVLTFTQDKVYMESWSQLKDAVVEGGIPFNRVHGTHAFEYPGLDPRFNQAFNTAMFNHTTIVIKKLLHIYKGLEDKNLTQLVDVGGGLGMTLNLITSRYQHIKGINFDLPHVVNHAPSYPGVEHVGGDMFASVPNGDAIFMKWILHDWSDEHCLKLLKNCYKAIPDNGKVIVVEALLPAMPDTSTAVKSTSQLDVMMMIQYPGGKERSEEEFMALATGAGFNGIRYECFVCNFWVMEFYK; from the exons ATGGCTTCTTCATTGGAGAGAAAAATCCATCCCAAAATAAATCATGCTGAGCCTGAGGATGAAATTacaaaggaagaggaagatgaaagCTTCTGCTATGCCATCCAGCTGGTGGGTTCTTCTGTGCTGTCCATGTCTCTGCAATCAGCAATTGAGCTTGGCGTTTTTGACATCATAGGCAAAGAGGGTCCAGGCGCCAAGCTCTCTTCATCTGAGATTGCAGCCAAGATTGGCGCCAAGAACCCTGAGGCACCCATGATGATTGATAGGATCCTCAGGCTCCTCACCAGCCACTCTGTTCTCCATTGCTCTCTTGTTTCTGCTAATGAAGATGAAAATGGTGGTGGGTCAGATTTTCAGAGGGTGTACAGCCTTGGCCCTGTGTCTAAGTACTTTGTGAATGATGAAGAAGGTGGTTCTTTGGGCCCCGTGTTGACATTCACTCAAGACAAGGTCTACATGGAAAGCTG GTCTCAACTGAAAGATGCAGTTGTTGAAGGAGGAATTCCATTTAACAGGGTCCATGGCACGCACGCTTTTGAGTATCCAGGTTTGGACCCCAGGTTTAATCAAGCGTTCAACACAGCAATGTTTAACCACACTACCATTGTCATCAAGAAACTTCTTCATATCTACAAGGGTCTTGAAGACAAGAACCTCACACAACTTGTTgatgttggtggtggtttGGGAATGACCCTTAATCTGATCACATCTAGATATCAACATATAAAGGGTATCAATTTCGACTTGCCCCATGTCGTAAATCATGCCCCTTCCTATCCTG GTGTGGAACATGTTGGAGGAGACATGTTTGCTAGTGTTCCAAATGGGGATGCCATTTttatgaag TGGATACTTCATGATTGGAGCGATGAGCACTGCCTAAAGCTGTTGAAGAATTGTTACAAAGCTATTCCAGACAATGGAAAAGTGATTGTTGTGGAAGCACTACTTCCAGCTATGCCAGATACTAGCACTGCTGTGAAAAGCACTTCCCAACTTgatgtgatgatgatgattcaaTATCCGGGAGGGAAGGAGAGGAGTGAAGAAGAATTCATGGCCCTGGCAACTGGTGCTGGATTTAATGGCATCAGATACGAATGTTTTGTCTGTAACTTTTGGGTTATGGAGTTCTATAAGTAA
- the LOC18786300 gene encoding caffeic acid 3-O-methyltransferase, which yields MASSLERKSHPKINHAEPEDEITKEEEDESFCYAIQLVGSSVLSMSLQSAIELGVFDIIAREGPGAKLSSSEIAAKIGTKNPEAPMMVDRILRLLTSHSVLNCSAVAANGGSDFQRVYSLGPVSKYFVNDEEGGSLGPVLTLIQDKVFMESWSQLKDAVVEGGIPFNRVHGTHAFEYPGLDPRFNQAFNTAMFNLTTIVIKKLLRIYKGLEDKNLTQLVDVGGGLGVTLNLITSRYQHIKGINFDLPHVVNHAPSYPGVEHVGGDMFASVPSGDAIFMKWILHDWSDEHCLKLLKNCYKAIPENGKVIVVEGLLPAMPDTSTAVKSTSQLDVMMLTQNPGGKERSEQEFMALATGAGFSGIRYECFVCNFWVMEFFK from the exons ATGGCTTCTTCATTGGAGAGAAAAAGCCATCCCAAAATAAATCATGCTGAGCCTGAGGATGAAATTacaaaggaagaggaagatgaaagCTTCTGCTATGCCATCCAGCTGGTGGGTTCTTCTGTGCTCTCCATGTCTCTGCAATCAGCAATTGAGCTTGGCGTTTTTGATATCATAGCCAGAGAGGGTCCAGGCGCCAAGCTCTCTTCGTCTGAGATCGCAGCCAAGATTGGCACCAAGAACCCTGAGGCACCCATGATGGTCGATAGAATCCTCAGGCTCCTCACCAGCCACTCTGTTCTTAATTGCTCTGCTGTTGCTGCTAATGGTGGGTCTGATTTTCAGAGGGTCTACAGCCTTGGCCCTGTGTCTAAGTACTTTGTGAATGATGAAGAAGGTGGTTCTTTGGGCCCCGTGTTGACATTGATTCAAGACAAGGTCTTCATGGAAAGCTG GTCTCAACTGAAAGATGCAGTTGTTGAAGGAGGAATTCCATTTAACAGGGTCCATGGCACGCACGCTTTTGAGTATCCAGGTTTGGACCCCAGGTTTAATCAAGCGTTCAACACAGCAATGTTTAACCTCACCACCATTGTCATCAAGAAACTTCTTCGTATCTACAAGGGTCTTGAAGACAAGAACCTCACACAACTTGTTgatgttggtggtggtttGGGAGTGACCCTTAATCTGATCACATCTAGATATCAACATATAAAGGGTATCAATTTCGACTTGCCCCATGTCGTAAATCATGCCCCTTCCTATCCTG GTGTGGAACATGTTGGAGGAGACATGTTTGCTAGTGTTCCAAGTGGGGATGCCATTTTTATGAAG TGGATACTTCATGATTGGAGCGATGAGCACTGCCTAAAGCTGTTGAAGAATTGTTACAAAGCTATTCCTGAAAATGGAAAAGTGATTGTTGTGGAAGGACTACTTCCAGCTATGCCAGATACTAGCACTGCTGTGAAAAGCACTTCCCAACTTGATGTGATGATGCTGACTCAAAATCCGGGAGGGAAGGAGAGGAGTGAACAAGAATTCATGGCCCTAGCAACTGGTGCTGGATTTAGTGGCATCAGATATGAATGTTTTGTCTGTAACTTTTGGGTTATGGAGTTCTTTAAGTAA